The genomic stretch TCGGAGACAATAGTTTGAAACCTGAAAAAGCAGTTGAATCTGACATAAGCTTTCATTATCATCTGGAGAACCTGACATTCGATCTGGCTGGCTTTTACAATTCTGTCAACAATTTCATTTTTATCACACCTACAGGAGATACTACTGCTTCCGGTATCAGCATTTACCGGTATAAACAAGCAAATTCATTTATTTATGGGGGAGAAACAGGTTTGCATTTTCATCCGAATTCTTTCAGGTGGCTTCATTTTGAAACCACGTTTTCTTATCTTGTCGGGAAGCAAAAAAACGGAGATTTCCTTCCTTTTATTCCTGCTAATCAATTGAATATGGAGGTCAGCGTTGAAAAAGAAGAAATATTTTTTCTGGAAAAAGTGTTTGCTTCGGTCAGTGCTCATATAGCATTTGAGCAAAATCACCCTGCAACTGATGAAAGTGCAACATCAGGCTATAGTCTTTTCGACCTTGCGACAGGTGGAACATTTAGAGTTGGCAATCAGGAGGTTATATGGAATGCAGGCGTTTCAAATTTGCTGGATACGCCTTATATCAGTCATCTGTCGATATTGAAAGAAACTGATTTTCTTGATCCGGGACGTAATATTTATTTCAGCATTAAATTGCCATTTAACTTTTTGAAAAGTTCGCAAAAACGCCAATGAAGAGTCTTAGCTGTTCAATTTACGGAGAATACATAATAAAGGGAAGCAGGAGTAAAAGGTATGAAAAAAATGGCATAATTTTGCAGGAAATATGAGGATATATGGATTTACGTAACCCCAAACTGCCTTCATTTACCCGTTTGCCGGGATATAGCCAGTTTGAATACCGTCCGCGTTACAGCAAGCCTGAAAACAGCGAAGAACATGTTCAGGAAAAAAGAATCAGTTTCAGAAAAGGAGGGAAGAAACATTACAGCTCAATAAAAGGACAATTTACCAAACATAACTTTGACATCAGAAAAAGGGCAAGCCGTCAGTCATTTCTGCTTAGGCTGCTGATACTTGGCTTATTGCTGCTGTTCATTTACTATCTGAGTACAAAATAAAGGGCATGACAGACGACCTCATACAGCTTTTACCCGAATCGGTAGCCAATCAGATAGCGGCAGGTGAAGTGGTACAACGCCCTGCTTCTGTGGTGAAAGAATTGCTCGAAAATGCTATCGATGCGGGTGCTTCCACCATCAGGCTGGTGATAAAAGAATCGGGGAAAAGTCTGATTCAGGTAACAGATGATGGCTGCGGGATGTCGGAGCGTGATGCAAGGATGTGTTTTGAGCGTCATGCCACCAGTAAAATCAGGAAAGCTGATGATTTATTCAGTATAAAAACCATGGGTTTCCGGGGGGAAGCACTTCCTTCAATAGCCTCGGTTTCTTCAGTCGAACTAAGGACAAAAAGGCAGGAAGATCACACCGGAACTCTTGTGGTCATTGAAGGAGGAGAGCTTTTACGTCATGAACCCTGCTCTTGTGTTAACGGGACAACCATTACCGTCAAAAACCTCTTTTATAATATTCCCGTCAGGAAAAATTTTCTGAAATCCAATCAGGTAGAGTATCGTAATATTGTGGATGAGTTTTACCGCGTAGCTCTTCCCTATCCTGAAATACGATTTATTTTTACTGCTGAAAAAACGGAAGTTTACCATCTCATCAAAAGCTCGTTAAAGAACAGGATTATTTCGCTGTTTGGGAAAAAGTATGAAAGCTTACTGATATCTGTTGAGGAAAAAACCCCCCTGGTAAGTATCAGGGGATTTGCAGGGAAACCTGAAGCTGCCAAAAAATCGAGAGGCGAGCAATTTATCTTTGTCAATGGCCGCTTTATCAGGAATTCTTTTTTTAATCATGCCGTACAAAGTGCTTATGAAGGCTTGATTTTGGCCGATTCTTTTCCCTTTTTCGTCCTGTTTCTTGAAATTGACCCGCAGCGGGTGGATGTCAATGTTCATCCCACCAAAACAGAGGTTAAATTTCAGGATGAAAGAGATATTTACCAGATTTTAAAAGCAACGGTGAAAAAGTCGCTGGGGCAGGTACACTTGTCACCCCGCCTCGATTTTGAACATGAAGCATTTCTGAACAACCTTAAAAAAATTGAAACAGAAAAAACGAATGAAGAGTTGCGTCTGGGTGTAAAAGTTGGTAAACCGGCTGATTTTGAAGCACATAAGCCTGTCAGCATTCCCGGATTGTCGAAACCCAATAAAAGCGACTGGCAGAAACTGTATGAAGTGCTTCAGCAGTCTGAAAAATCGGAAAAACAAAGCACCGAAAAACAGGAACAGCTCCGGTTTCCGGAAGAAGAGCCTGAAAATATTGATGCAGCTGATATTCCGGAAAATAAATTCATTCAGTTACACAACAAATACATTTTTACCCCCATCCACAGTGGTTTTATTCTCATCCATCAGCAACATGCCCACCAGCGGATTCTGTATGAAGAAGTATTGAAAAGGCTTAAAAATGCAAATATTCAGAGTCAGAAACAACTTTTTCCGGAAATAGTAGAGTTTAATGAAAATGA from Sphingobacteriales bacterium encodes the following:
- the mutL gene encoding DNA mismatch repair endonuclease MutL, whose translation is MTDDLIQLLPESVANQIAAGEVVQRPASVVKELLENAIDAGASTIRLVIKESGKSLIQVTDDGCGMSERDARMCFERHATSKIRKADDLFSIKTMGFRGEALPSIASVSSVELRTKRQEDHTGTLVVIEGGELLRHEPCSCVNGTTITVKNLFYNIPVRKNFLKSNQVEYRNIVDEFYRVALPYPEIRFIFTAEKTEVYHLIKSSLKNRIISLFGKKYESLLISVEEKTPLVSIRGFAGKPEAAKKSRGEQFIFVNGRFIRNSFFNHAVQSAYEGLILADSFPFFVLFLEIDPQRVDVNVHPTKTEVKFQDERDIYQILKATVKKSLGQVHLSPRLDFEHEAFLNNLKKIETEKTNEELRLGVKVGKPADFEAHKPVSIPGLSKPNKSDWQKLYEVLQQSEKSEKQSTEKQEQLRFPEEEPENIDAADIPENKFIQLHNKYIFTPIHSGFILIHQQHAHQRILYEEVLKRLKNANIQSQKQLFPEIVEFNENDFQLFTELRPELEKMGFIFESAGKRAVLVSGIPAGVQAGNIQNYFHSVIEEYKNSLHQEGKELAESLAAAVAVKSGIRTGEILSKEAMSLLVDQLFACENPYYSPKGKPIFIKVDKSELDKKFD